CGTCGCCGTGACCGGCGGCGGCGCGACGCCCGGCGCGATCGTGGCGGGGGGCACGCAGCCGGGCAGCGCGGCAAGCAGCAGGATCGCGGCGCTGCGGCGCGGCAGATAGTGGCGGAACGAGGGATGCATGACGGGGGCTACGCCCGAACGGCGCGTGGAGTTGCGGGAAAGCGGCATTACTGGACCTGCGCGAGCGTTTCGGCGAGCAGCTGGAAATCGCGCTCGCGCGGTGAGGCGCGGCGCCAGACCAGTGCGATGCGGCGGACCGCATTTTCGGCCGCCAGCGGCCGCGCGACGATGCCGGTATGCTCGAGGATGCCTGCCTTGATCGCCATTTCGGGCAGCATCGTCATGCCGAGACCATTGTCGACCATCTGCACGATGGTGTGGAGCGAGGTGCCGAGCATCGTCGCTTCGGCGCGCAGTTCGGGTCGGTTGCAGGCGGCGAGCGCGTGATCCTTCAGGCAATGCCCGTCCTCGAGCAGCAGCAGCCGGTTCTCGTCGATCGCGGATGCCGGGATCGACGGCGGATCGCTCGGCATGTCGCCCGCCTGATAGGCGACGTAGAGCCGGTCGTCGAACAAGGTCTGCGACGCGACCTCGCCGCAGGCGAAGGGCAAGGCGAGGAGGACGCAATCGGTGCGTCCGTTGTGCAGCCCCTCGCACGCCGCGCCGCTCGGCTCCTCGCGCAGGAACAGCTTGAGGTCGGGGTAATCGGCGCGCAGCCGCGGCAGAATGCGCGGCAGCATGAACGGCGCGATCGTTGGGATGACGCTCATCCGCATGTCG
This portion of the Sphingomonas sp. FARSPH genome encodes:
- a CDS encoding hydrogen peroxide-inducible genes activator, which encodes MAATYLPTLKQLQYLVALKDNGHFGRAAEACFVTQSTLSAGLRELETLIGVVLVERTRRVVRFTPLGDRIADKARRVLREAEELGDIARAAGRPLSGDMRMSVIPTIAPFMLPRILPRLRADYPDLKLFLREEPSGAACEGLHNGRTDCVLLALPFACGEVASQTLFDDRLYVAYQAGDMPSDPPSIPASAIDENRLLLLEDGHCLKDHALAACNRPELRAEATMLGTSLHTIVQMVDNGLGMTMLPEMAIKAGILEHTGIVARPLAAENAVRRIALVWRRASPRERDFQLLAETLAQVQ